The Verrucomicrobiia bacterium genome window below encodes:
- a CDS encoding type II secretion system protein, whose translation MKTPTPSLRQSAFTFPELLIVLSVMIFLGALMLPSLAKAKTRSPQVRCASNLKLIALSFKMFAGDNDQNFPYFATGSPAYQNTSNAWKHFLSISNELGSTKILMCPTDGRRQPWMANTFGPTTNRDMISLTYVQNRGVSYFLNVDASEREPNMVLLGDRNVFSPGQSLNGSLLELPGTSELQWTGSLHTNRGMVALSDGSTSYNMKTVPAWRDHPDKVRLLLP comes from the coding sequence ATGAAAACACCTACTCCATCACTACGTCAGTCAGCTTTCACGTTTCCCGAACTGCTCATCGTATTGTCAGTCATGATCTTTCTGGGTGCATTGATGTTACCTTCACTAGCGAAAGCCAAGACTCGCAGCCCGCAAGTCCGCTGCGCTTCCAATCTCAAACTGATTGCCCTCTCTTTCAAAATGTTCGCAGGAGACAATGATCAAAACTTTCCCTACTTCGCGACCGGCAGTCCTGCCTACCAAAATACTTCCAATGCTTGGAAACATTTCCTGAGCATATCGAATGAACTGGGCAGCACAAAAATCCTTATGTGTCCAACGGATGGCCGTCGGCAGCCTTGGATGGCGAACACGTTTGGTCCCACGACCAATAGGGACATGATCAGCCTCACCTATGTGCAGAACCGAGGCGTGAGTTATTTCCTGAATGTGGATGCCAGCGAGAGAGAGCCGAACATGGTCCTGCTGGGCGATCGCAATGTCTTCTCTCCCGGCCAAAGTCTCAACGGCAGCCTGCTCGAACTCCCCGGCACCAGTGAACTGCAATGGACGGGCAGTCTGCATACGAATCGCGGCATGGTCGCCCTCAGCGATGGCAGCACGAGCTACAATATGAAAACCGTTCCGGCATGGCGCGATCACCCGGATAAGGTTCGACTTTTACTGCCTTAG
- a CDS encoding beta-galactosidase encodes MYFGADYYPEHWVYPYDGTEDAPEEAWVRDVELMVAAGINVVRIGEFSWGLCEREEGKFDFAWLQRFMDLLHRNNIQIVLGTPTAAPPVWLLQKHPEILPMDENGNVRHEGTRRAYCVNSSVYWEYSQKIVRAMAGALGKHPALIAWQIDNGLGRHNTEYSFNPETKRDWHDWLKAKYETIARLNDMLGLRFWGQVVSDWNQVPMPMRAPAPHNPALLTDWRRFSSDTLVAFIRMQADLLKELTPNVPVTTPLRAFAAEFDYFDAAGAVDFISLDSDAAIKSKSSEIAASIDLMRSLKGDKGHTPDGDLGFWVMEQKAGAVAWGDVNSLVRPGVVRLFTYQLISRGASGVLYFYWRQPRIGPEKFYGGVLTHDGTGKNRMYKEISQIGDELKRMGGILKGTKVVAEAAILINHENNWAIDQPLKPSKHFHQKEHIQLYYNALHDKNILVDFVRPTDDLSRYKLVIAPSLHMLSGGQADRLKLYVHNGGTLIGTCNTGLVDEHHITPMSAYPYELTDLFGLEVTEFDTLPPGEENHMHFKGSFTTSNLHPARIWCDLIEPQQGCHVLAHYARDFYASKPAITMNEFGAGKAIYVGTISHQNFYFDLIAWVGKLCGLFPLIKVPDSVEVCMRQKEDTRVYFLLNHNHAHVRIQFFKPMHEFLTGQKVSGNYDLEPYGVLVLDEKVR; translated from the coding sequence ATGTACTTCGGAGCTGACTACTACCCGGAGCATTGGGTTTATCCTTACGATGGCACGGAAGACGCCCCGGAAGAGGCGTGGGTACGCGATGTGGAACTGATGGTCGCCGCCGGTATCAACGTCGTGCGCATCGGCGAGTTCAGTTGGGGCCTCTGCGAACGCGAGGAGGGGAAATTCGATTTCGCCTGGCTCCAGCGCTTCATGGATCTGCTGCACCGGAACAATATCCAGATCGTCCTTGGCACACCCACCGCCGCGCCGCCCGTCTGGCTCCTGCAGAAGCATCCAGAGATTTTGCCCATGGATGAGAACGGCAACGTGCGCCATGAAGGCACGCGCCGTGCTTACTGCGTGAACAGCAGCGTCTATTGGGAATACAGCCAGAAGATTGTCCGCGCCATGGCTGGCGCACTCGGCAAACACCCCGCACTCATCGCGTGGCAGATCGATAACGGCCTAGGACGTCATAACACGGAGTACTCTTTCAATCCCGAAACCAAGCGTGACTGGCATGATTGGTTGAAAGCGAAGTACGAGACCATCGCGCGTTTGAACGACATGCTCGGCTTGCGCTTCTGGGGCCAGGTCGTCTCTGATTGGAACCAAGTCCCCATGCCCATGCGCGCACCCGCGCCGCACAACCCCGCACTCCTCACCGATTGGCGCCGCTTTTCCAGTGACACGCTTGTGGCCTTCATCCGCATGCAGGCGGATTTGTTGAAAGAGCTTACGCCGAATGTGCCCGTCACTACGCCCTTGCGTGCCTTTGCCGCGGAGTTTGATTATTTCGATGCCGCTGGTGCCGTGGATTTCATCTCCTTGGACAGCGATGCGGCCATCAAATCCAAGTCCTCGGAGATTGCCGCGAGTATCGATCTCATGCGCTCGCTCAAGGGCGACAAAGGTCACACGCCGGATGGCGATCTCGGCTTCTGGGTGATGGAGCAGAAGGCCGGTGCCGTCGCGTGGGGTGATGTGAATTCCCTCGTGCGCCCCGGAGTCGTACGCCTCTTCACCTATCAACTCATCTCAAGGGGGGCAAGCGGTGTGCTGTATTTTTACTGGCGTCAGCCGCGCATCGGTCCGGAGAAATTCTATGGCGGCGTGCTCACACATGACGGCACCGGCAAGAACCGCATGTATAAAGAGATCAGCCAGATCGGTGATGAATTGAAACGCATGGGCGGCATCTTGAAAGGCACCAAGGTGGTCGCCGAGGCCGCTATCCTCATCAATCACGAGAACAATTGGGCCATCGATCAGCCGCTCAAACCAAGCAAACACTTCCATCAGAAAGAACATATCCAGCTCTATTACAACGCGCTGCATGATAAGAATATTCTCGTGGATTTCGTGCGGCCCACGGATGACTTATCTCGCTACAAACTCGTCATCGCGCCTTCGCTGCACATGCTCTCCGGTGGGCAAGCGGATCGCTTGAAACTTTACGTGCACAATGGCGGCACGCTCATCGGCACGTGCAATACAGGTCTCGTGGATGAACATCACATCACGCCCATGAGCGCGTATCCGTATGAGCTCACGGATCTGTTCGGACTTGAAGTCACAGAGTTCGATACCTTGCCACCAGGTGAGGAGAACCACATGCATTTCAAGGGCAGCTTCACCACGAGCAATCTGCATCCTGCGCGCATCTGGTGCGATCTCATCGAGCCACAGCAAGGCTGTCATGTGCTGGCGCATTACGCGCGCGATTTCTACGCCAGCAAACCGGCGATCACGATGAATGAATTCGGGGCGGGCAAGGCCATCTACGTCGGCACGATCAGCCACCAGAACTTCTACTTCGACCTCATCGCTTGGGTTGGAAAGCTCTGCGGTCTCTTCCCGCTCATCAAGGTGCCTGATTCCGTGGAAGTCTGCATGCGTCAGAAAGAGGACACGCGTGTTTACTTCCTGCTTAATCACAACCATGCCCACGTGCGCATCCAGTTCTTCAAACCCATGCACGAATTCCTCACCGGCCAAAAAGTCAGCGGCAACTATGACCTGGAGCCGTATGGTGTGCTGGTGCTGGATGAGAAGGTGCGTTAA
- a CDS encoding type II toxin-antitoxin system RelE/ParE family toxin codes for MVEVIWSELALDDLEGIAEYIALDKPEAAVQLMKQVFQRTDLLEQTPELGPKIPELPRSARYRQLIVGPCRIFYRYDMNQEKVFIVGVMRGEKLFQHALLLERDLPPK; via the coding sequence ATGGTTGAAGTGATCTGGAGCGAGCTGGCGTTGGATGACTTGGAAGGGATTGCCGAATACATCGCTTTGGACAAGCCCGAGGCGGCCGTCCAGCTTATGAAGCAGGTCTTCCAGCGAACTGATTTGTTGGAGCAGACGCCTGAATTGGGGCCAAAGATTCCAGAATTGCCCCGGAGTGCCAGATATCGGCAGTTGATCGTGGGGCCTTGCCGCATTTTCTATCGTTACGATATGAATCAGGAGAAGGTGTTCATCGTAGGTGTCATGCGCGGTGAGAAACTTTTCCAGCATGCTTTGCTCCTTGAGCGTGATTTGCCTCCAAAATAA
- a CDS encoding type II toxin-antitoxin system Phd/YefM family antitoxin, which produces MKTELVTSLKRRATEIISELAEDRDPILITQHGRPAAYLVDVETYEALNQRLATMEVIARGEKDIQDGRTLTQSQAKKRMAKWLK; this is translated from the coding sequence ATGAAGACCGAATTGGTCACTTCTTTGAAGCGCCGGGCCACGGAAATAATCTCCGAGCTCGCGGAGGATCGTGATCCAATATTGATCACCCAGCACGGTCGGCCAGCGGCTTATTTGGTGGACGTGGAGACGTATGAAGCGTTGAACCAGCGCCTGGCCACCATGGAGGTTATTGCCCGAGGTGAAAAAGATATTCAGGATGGCCGGACTTTGACGCAATCACAGGCTAAAAAGCGGATGGCCAAATGGTTGAAGTGA
- the miaA gene encoding tRNA (adenosine(37)-N6)-dimethylallyltransferase MiaA has translation MVPTSDIRFLYIGGCTASGKSALALELAQRLDGEIISVDSMQVYRGLDIGTAKPSREEQEAVKHHLIDVVGLTEAFDAARFVTLADEVVKDIRARGKVPIFCGGTGFYFQAWQGGLSATPKAPAELRAELEATPLEKLVAELQEKDPAMYERVDRSNPRRVIRALEIIRMTGQPVAPTESRVAADKLARIVGIEWDATALRARMDRRVDEMFQRGLVAETEELLKHGLEQNRTAMQAIGYRQVVEHLRGERNLAETIALVKLKTWQFGRRQRTWFKNQLQAEWLAADESSSVERWAETVMNKTE, from the coding sequence ATGGTACCCACGTCCGACATCAGGTTCCTCTATATCGGCGGCTGCACCGCGAGCGGAAAATCCGCGCTTGCGCTGGAGCTGGCGCAGCGACTCGACGGCGAGATCATCTCCGTGGATTCCATGCAGGTGTATCGCGGATTGGACATCGGCACGGCGAAGCCTTCGCGTGAGGAACAGGAAGCCGTGAAGCATCATCTCATTGATGTGGTGGGATTGACGGAGGCGTTTGATGCAGCGCGGTTCGTGACGCTAGCGGATGAGGTGGTGAAAGATATTCGTGCGCGAGGCAAAGTGCCGATTTTTTGTGGTGGTACGGGATTTTATTTCCAAGCATGGCAAGGTGGTTTGAGCGCGACACCGAAAGCTCCGGCAGAATTGCGTGCTGAACTGGAAGCGACACCGTTGGAAAAGCTCGTGGCGGAATTACAGGAAAAAGATCCGGCGATGTATGAGCGCGTGGATCGCAGTAATCCGCGCCGGGTCATCCGTGCGCTGGAGATCATCCGCATGACGGGTCAGCCCGTTGCACCAACAGAGAGCCGGGTGGCGGCGGATAAGCTCGCGCGCATCGTGGGCATTGAATGGGATGCGACGGCCTTGCGAGCACGGATGGATAGGCGTGTGGATGAGATGTTTCAGCGCGGGCTGGTGGCGGAAACGGAAGAGTTGCTGAAGCATGGGCTGGAGCAAAATCGCACAGCGATGCAGGCGATCGGATATCGGCAAGTGGTGGAACATCTGCGAGGTGAGCGGAATCTGGCCGAAACGATTGCGTTGGTGAAATTGAAGACGTGGCAGTTCGGGCGGCGCCAGCGTACGTGGTTCAAGAATCAGCTACAAGCGGAGTGGCTCGCGGCGGATGAAAGTTCGAGTGTGGAGAGATGGGCGGAGACGGTGATGAACAAGACAGAATGA
- a CDS encoding alpha/beta hydrolase, with protein MSTRSYFSLILVLLTLATTGLSAAELITLKLWPEGAPSPMSPVSEATKKLIASYGPLSTNRFSDVTDPDIVIYRPEKPNGTSVIVAPGGGFMFLSYAHEGKQVCEWLNTLGVTAVLLKYRTPTRDDARPYEKPVEDAQHALGLVRHHAKEWGLDPKRVGLLGFSAGGNLLGHAACDRTTRTYPQKAGVDDPHGPDFGIMIYGGGFLDRNDKTKFMPGFSVPKDAPPMFFLVAHNDGNNPVEAASLYLEYKKLNLPAELHIYTTGGHGFGMRKDKSPISDWPARCGEWLKSMGYLDAK; from the coding sequence ATGTCCACGCGCTCATACTTCAGCTTGATTCTTGTGTTGCTAACCTTAGCCACCACTGGTCTCAGCGCTGCTGAGCTTATCACGCTGAAACTCTGGCCGGAAGGCGCACCCAGCCCCATGTCGCCCGTCTCTGAAGCCACCAAGAAACTCATCGCCTCCTACGGCCCGCTCAGCACCAATCGCTTCTCCGATGTCACCGATCCCGACATCGTCATCTATCGCCCCGAGAAGCCGAACGGCACCTCCGTCATCGTCGCGCCCGGCGGCGGCTTCATGTTTCTCTCCTACGCGCATGAGGGCAAACAGGTCTGCGAATGGTTGAACACTCTCGGCGTCACCGCCGTGCTTCTGAAATACCGCACACCTACACGCGATGATGCGCGGCCTTATGAAAAACCTGTGGAGGATGCTCAACACGCCCTTGGCCTTGTCCGTCATCACGCAAAAGAATGGGGTCTTGACCCGAAACGCGTCGGTCTGCTTGGTTTTTCTGCGGGTGGCAATCTCCTCGGTCACGCTGCTTGCGACCGCACCACGCGCACCTATCCGCAGAAAGCGGGCGTGGATGACCCGCACGGCCCTGACTTCGGCATCATGATCTACGGTGGCGGTTTCCTGGACCGCAACGACAAAACCAAATTCATGCCCGGCTTCAGCGTGCCGAAAGATGCCCCGCCCATGTTCTTCCTCGTAGCCCATAACGACGGCAACAACCCCGTCGAAGCCGCGAGCCTCTACCTAGAATACAAGAAGCTAAACCTCCCCGCTGAACTGCACATTTATACCACTGGTGGTCACGGCTTCGGCATGCGCAAAGACAAGAGCCCCATCAGCGACTGGCCCGCGCGCTGCGGCGAATGGCTGAAGAGCATGGGATACCTTGACGCCAAGTGA
- a CDS encoding heme-binding protein: MKPSFRPGIATLVAAAFTLSLQLVSAAAPAAAPTPPSALYAPPGFKVELLAGGEIGEGSWVAMTKDDRGRLIISPQHREANSEGGLLRITLGSDGKVAKREFIAKPLYDAQGMTFIEGSLYVVVNKYSSKYASGLYRIRDKGNDLYEDIQLLKEFPGNGEHGPHVPRLGPDGKLYVLAGNHTKLPAGIAADSAHRNYAEDHLLPRQWDGNGHATGILAPGGYIVRTDLDGKNWEVLCAGFRNPYHFAFNSDGEIFTFDADMEWDWGTPWYRPTRVNHSVSGGEYGWRAGTGKWPAYYPDSLPAIDIGVGCPTGIQFGYGAKFPAKYQRALYVLDWTYGRVMAVQLTPDGASYTGKIENFVCPMGLMQPGAEKRPFNVTDLVIGNDGAMYLTIGGRNTAAGLYRVTYEGTESTKPSIEPNKAGAKERKLRRELEAFHGHVDAKAVSTAWPHLNSEDRFIRYAARIAIEMQPIAQWKDRALAEKKTEAGLNGLLALARVGGKETQPALLEALKKFKWSSLTESQQLDKLRVIALSCIRQGRPAKAAEDALIAELDAQYPAKTKFLNRELAQVLIYLRAPNAIGKTLKLMADAPTQEEQIHYLFHLRTAQGWTMDQRKQYFTFMGQKMAASQNVEFYEPDYPGTKPGPMPMSKNHNPALEKWFKEAGRAYGDGSSLANFLKNFYAEALGNLNAAEQKELQPLLAVIEGNLKGGKPAKSTFPAAQQKAFVKEWTMADVTGDLEKAQSGRNFGKGKQAFVDAQCILCHRFGNEGGGVGPDLTAVSARFSARDLLESIVEPSKVVSEQFQNTTVKLKNGDDVTGRLLNETATELILQPNPLMPERVTVKKSDVAKQSFATLSPMPEGLVNGLSKEDILDLIAFMQSAGNPGHQVFRRK, translated from the coding sequence ATGAAGCCCTCATTTCGTCCAGGCATTGCCACCTTGGTCGCCGCTGCGTTTACACTTTCCCTTCAACTTGTCTCGGCTGCTGCTCCTGCTGCCGCGCCAACACCGCCTTCGGCATTATATGCGCCGCCGGGTTTCAAGGTGGAATTGCTCGCGGGTGGGGAAATCGGCGAGGGGTCTTGGGTCGCGATGACGAAGGATGATCGAGGACGGTTGATCATCAGCCCGCAGCATCGCGAGGCGAATAGCGAGGGTGGGTTGCTGCGCATCACGCTCGGGTCCGATGGCAAGGTGGCGAAGCGGGAATTCATCGCCAAACCGCTGTATGACGCGCAGGGCATGACGTTCATCGAGGGTTCATTGTATGTGGTGGTGAACAAATATAGCTCCAAGTATGCGAGTGGATTGTATCGTATTCGGGACAAGGGGAATGATCTTTATGAAGACATCCAGCTCCTGAAAGAATTTCCCGGTAATGGCGAGCATGGCCCGCATGTGCCGCGCTTGGGACCGGATGGGAAGCTGTATGTGCTGGCGGGGAATCACACGAAATTACCGGCGGGCATCGCAGCAGATTCGGCGCATCGGAATTATGCGGAGGATCATCTGCTACCGCGGCAATGGGATGGCAATGGTCACGCCACGGGTATCCTGGCGCCGGGTGGTTACATCGTGCGCACGGATTTGGACGGCAAGAACTGGGAGGTGCTTTGCGCGGGTTTTCGCAATCCGTATCACTTCGCCTTTAATAGTGATGGGGAGATCTTCACGTTTGATGCAGACATGGAATGGGATTGGGGCACACCGTGGTATCGTCCTACGCGGGTGAATCATTCCGTCTCCGGTGGTGAATACGGCTGGCGCGCGGGCACAGGCAAATGGCCGGCGTATTATCCAGACAGCCTCCCGGCGATCGATATCGGCGTGGGTTGCCCCACGGGCATTCAATTCGGTTACGGGGCCAAATTCCCGGCGAAGTATCAGCGCGCGCTTTATGTTCTCGATTGGACCTATGGGCGCGTGATGGCAGTGCAGCTCACACCGGATGGGGCATCTTACACGGGCAAGATCGAGAACTTCGTGTGTCCGATGGGCTTGATGCAACCGGGTGCGGAGAAGCGGCCTTTCAACGTGACGGATCTCGTCATCGGTAATGATGGGGCGATGTATCTGACCATCGGCGGGCGGAATACGGCGGCAGGATTGTATCGCGTGACCTATGAAGGCACGGAAAGCACAAAGCCATCGATTGAGCCGAATAAAGCGGGTGCGAAGGAGCGCAAGTTGCGTCGCGAATTGGAAGCGTTTCACGGACATGTAGATGCTAAAGCCGTGTCTACTGCGTGGCCGCACTTGAACAGCGAGGATCGCTTCATTCGTTACGCGGCGCGTATAGCGATCGAGATGCAACCGATCGCACAATGGAAAGATCGTGCGCTGGCGGAGAAGAAAACGGAGGCGGGCTTGAATGGCTTGCTGGCGCTGGCGCGGGTGGGCGGGAAGGAAACGCAACCGGCGTTGCTGGAGGCGTTGAAGAAATTCAAATGGAGTTCGCTCACGGAGTCGCAGCAGTTGGACAAGCTGCGTGTTATTGCATTGAGCTGCATCCGGCAGGGGCGTCCGGCGAAAGCGGCGGAAGATGCGCTCATCGCGGAGCTGGATGCGCAATATCCGGCGAAGACAAAGTTTTTGAATCGTGAACTGGCGCAGGTGCTGATCTATCTGCGCGCGCCGAATGCGATCGGCAAGACGTTGAAGCTGATGGCGGATGCGCCCACGCAGGAGGAGCAGATCCATTATCTCTTCCATCTCCGCACGGCGCAGGGCTGGACGATGGATCAGCGGAAGCAATATTTCACGTTTATGGGGCAGAAGATGGCGGCCTCGCAGAACGTGGAGTTCTACGAGCCGGATTATCCGGGCACGAAGCCGGGCCCGATGCCGATGAGCAAGAATCACAATCCGGCGTTGGAGAAGTGGTTCAAGGAAGCTGGTCGTGCGTATGGCGATGGCTCGAGCCTCGCGAACTTCCTGAAGAACTTTTATGCGGAAGCGTTGGGTAATCTGAATGCTGCAGAGCAGAAGGAATTGCAGCCGTTGCTCGCGGTGATCGAGGGGAATCTGAAGGGTGGCAAGCCCGCGAAGTCCACGTTCCCCGCAGCGCAACAGAAGGCGTTTGTGAAGGAGTGGACGATGGCGGACGTGACGGGTGATCTGGAAAAGGCGCAGTCGGGCCGTAATTTCGGGAAAGGGAAACAGGCGTTTGTGGATGCGCAGTGCATCTTGTGCCATCGCTTCGGCAATGAAGGCGGCGGCGTGGGGCCGGATCTGACGGCGGTGTCCGCGCGGTTCAGTGCGCGTGATCTGCTGGAGAGCATCGTGGAGCCGTCGAAGGTGGTTTCCGAGCAGTTCCAGAACACGACGGTCAAGTTGAAGAATGGCGATGATGTCACGGGACGGTTGCTGAATGAGACGGCGACGGAGCTGATCTTGCAGCCGAATCCGTTGATGCCGGAGCGGGTGACGGT